The following proteins come from a genomic window of Terribacillus aidingensis:
- a CDS encoding M20 family metallopeptidase → MSTISIDSLIRDKAEKLCAVSERIWEFAELRFQEKRSAALLADVLEEEGFDVQRGIAGIETAFVANFGAGKPVISFLGEFDALSDLSQEAGVIEQKAIVPGGSGHGCGHNLLGTSALGAALAVKEYLQENGLSGTVRYYGCPGEEGGSGKTFMAKEGVFDDADAAITWHPFTHSGVQRAETLANYQVYFKFKGKSAHAAGGPHLGRSALDAVELMNIGTNFLREHVIQDARLHYAITNAGGVSPNVVQPEAEVLYLVRAPETEQVESIYQRVVKIAKGAALMTETELEITFDKACSGFIRNTVLEQVMQEQVERVQVPEYSAEELDFARGIQTTLSDEDISSDKRSILMLIGKDAEMWEEEMEASPLLTTPIPYHDADNLQYGSTDVGDVSRITPTIQFHAACFAIGTPLHTWQVVSQGKTPLAQKGMLYASEVMAATALSLFDKPEQLEAAKLELQKRLGPNGYTSPIPDGVKPTILA, encoded by the coding sequence ATGAGCACTATTTCGATTGATAGTCTTATAAGAGATAAAGCGGAAAAACTATGCGCGGTAAGTGAACGTATTTGGGAGTTCGCGGAACTGCGTTTTCAAGAGAAACGATCAGCAGCGCTTCTTGCGGATGTGCTGGAAGAGGAAGGGTTTGACGTCCAGCGCGGTATTGCAGGTATCGAAACCGCATTCGTAGCAAACTTTGGTGCAGGTAAACCAGTGATTTCATTTTTGGGTGAATTTGATGCGCTATCCGACTTGAGTCAGGAAGCTGGTGTGATTGAACAGAAGGCGATTGTGCCTGGAGGTTCAGGTCATGGCTGCGGGCATAATTTGCTTGGTACAAGTGCACTTGGTGCAGCATTGGCAGTAAAGGAGTATTTACAGGAGAACGGATTGAGCGGTACTGTTCGTTACTACGGATGCCCAGGAGAAGAGGGTGGATCAGGCAAAACCTTCATGGCTAAAGAAGGTGTCTTTGATGATGCAGATGCAGCTATTACATGGCATCCATTTACGCACAGCGGGGTGCAAAGAGCTGAGACGCTGGCCAACTATCAAGTATATTTCAAGTTCAAAGGTAAAAGTGCACACGCAGCAGGGGGACCGCATTTAGGGCGCAGTGCGCTGGATGCGGTCGAGCTGATGAATATCGGCACCAACTTCCTGCGGGAGCACGTTATACAGGATGCGCGTTTGCATTATGCGATTACGAATGCTGGGGGCGTTTCTCCAAACGTTGTCCAGCCAGAAGCGGAAGTTCTTTATTTGGTCAGGGCTCCGGAAACAGAGCAAGTAGAAAGTATCTACCAGCGTGTAGTGAAGATTGCCAAAGGGGCAGCTCTGATGACAGAAACAGAGTTGGAGATAACATTTGATAAGGCCTGTTCCGGCTTTATCCGTAATACAGTCCTTGAACAAGTGATGCAGGAACAGGTGGAACGAGTTCAGGTGCCTGAATATTCGGCAGAAGAACTTGATTTTGCAAGAGGTATTCAAACGACGCTAAGTGATGAGGATATCTCTTCTGATAAGCGATCCATCCTGATGCTGATCGGCAAGGATGCAGAAATGTGGGAAGAGGAGATGGAGGCATCACCACTCCTTACAACACCAATTCCGTATCATGATGCAGACAATTTACAATATGGTTCAACTGATGTAGGAGATGTGAGCAGAATAACACCTACTATACAGTTCCATGCAGCTTGCTTTGCCATTGGTACTCCATTACATACATGGCAAGTAGTGTCTCAGGGCAAAACGCCTCTGGCTCAAAAAGGAATGCTTTATGCATCTGAAGTAATGGCTGCTACTGCATTGTCTCTATTTGATAAGCCAGAACAGCTGGAAGCTGCAAAGCTTGAACTGCAAAAACGACTAGGACCAAATGGATATACGAGTCCTATCCCGGATGGTGTCAAGCCAACCATTTTAGCTTAA
- a CDS encoding ABC transporter ATP-binding protein produces MLKEFFAFYKPYKRLFMLDFGSAVFVAILELAFPIGVNMMVDRLLPTENWSWIVTACILLFIVYGLSTVTQYIVTYWGHKLGINIERDMRKRLFEHIQKLSFRFFDNTKVGNLISRLTNDLFMIGEMAHHGPEDLFIALMTIVGALTIMFFINWPLALMTMLVVPVLFWIVLYCNKKMTEASRRMNEDTADFSSRIENTVGGIRVVQAFTNEAHEEARFKVNNERYRLTKLLSYKIMALNLSVTYMLMRFIAVFQLVAGAWFIIQGRMSYGDLVAFILLTNVFFQPIQKIGAIIELYPKGIAGFQRYMDIMRLDPDIKDAPNAKRVDGLTGNIRYDNVSFGYKEGSSILKDISFSIKAGETVAFVGPSGAGKSTICSLLPRFYERNAGEITIDGIPTDEMTLASLRSQIGIVQQDVYLFGGTIRENIAYGKLDATDAEIEEAARRAQLTDFLAELPKGLDTVIGERGVMISGGQKQRISIARVFLKNPPILILDEATSALDTETEVKIQEALDELSAGRTTLVIAHRLATIKHADKIIMVTKQGITEEGKHKELLEKEGAYRRLYDAQFAH; encoded by the coding sequence TTGTTAAAGGAGTTTTTCGCTTTTTATAAACCGTATAAACGGCTTTTCATGCTGGACTTCGGCAGTGCTGTGTTTGTAGCAATATTGGAGCTTGCCTTTCCAATCGGAGTAAATATGATGGTAGACCGACTGCTTCCAACGGAAAACTGGAGCTGGATTGTGACAGCGTGTATTTTGCTGTTCATCGTTTATGGCTTGAGTACAGTCACGCAATACATCGTTACCTATTGGGGACATAAGCTCGGGATCAATATCGAACGGGATATGCGCAAACGGCTATTCGAGCATATACAAAAGCTGAGTTTTCGTTTCTTTGATAATACAAAGGTAGGGAATCTGATTTCCCGTTTGACGAACGATTTGTTTATGATCGGGGAGATGGCTCACCATGGCCCGGAGGATCTTTTCATCGCGTTAATGACCATTGTTGGTGCGCTGACAATCATGTTCTTCATCAACTGGCCGCTTGCGCTTATGACGATGCTCGTTGTTCCGGTATTGTTCTGGATCGTTCTATATTGCAACAAGAAAATGACAGAAGCCTCTAGAAGGATGAACGAAGATACGGCTGATTTCAGTTCCCGTATCGAGAATACAGTCGGGGGTATCCGCGTTGTTCAGGCTTTTACAAATGAAGCGCATGAAGAAGCACGATTTAAGGTTAACAATGAACGTTACCGTCTGACGAAACTGCTCTCCTATAAAATCATGGCATTGAATCTATCTGTCACGTATATGCTGATGCGATTCATAGCTGTGTTTCAGTTAGTTGCCGGAGCGTGGTTCATTATTCAAGGAAGGATGTCTTACGGAGATCTTGTAGCCTTCATTCTACTGACAAACGTATTCTTCCAGCCGATTCAGAAAATCGGCGCAATCATCGAGCTTTATCCAAAAGGAATCGCAGGATTCCAGCGCTATATGGACATCATGCGGCTTGATCCTGATATCAAGGATGCACCAAATGCCAAGCGCGTTGATGGTCTTACAGGGAATATCCGGTATGATAACGTCTCTTTTGGGTACAAAGAGGGCAGCTCGATTCTCAAAGATATTAGTTTCTCGATAAAGGCAGGGGAGACGGTTGCTTTTGTCGGACCTTCTGGGGCTGGCAAATCTACGATATGCAGTCTGCTGCCGCGCTTTTATGAGCGGAATGCAGGGGAAATCACTATTGATGGCATTCCGACTGATGAAATGACATTGGCATCCTTGCGCAGTCAAATCGGCATCGTGCAGCAGGATGTATACTTGTTCGGCGGCACCATCAGGGAAAATATCGCATACGGCAAGCTGGATGCTACTGATGCTGAAATTGAGGAAGCGGCTAGAAGAGCCCAACTGACTGATTTTCTTGCTGAATTGCCGAAAGGCTTGGATACCGTCATCGGGGAGCGTGGAGTCATGATTTCCGGCGGTCAGAAGCAACGTATTTCAATAGCCCGTGTATTCTTGAAGAATCCGCCAATTCTTATACTGGATGAAGCAACATCCGCATTGGATACTGAAACGGAAGTCAAGATACAGGAAGCTCTGGATGAGCTGTCAGCGGGGCGTACCACTTTAGTAATTGCCCACCGTTTGGCAACAATCAAGCATGCTGATAAAATCATCATGGTGACCAAACAAGGTATAACGGAAGAAGGAAAGCATAAAGAACTTTTGGAAAAAGAGGGTGCTTATCGCCGCCTTTATGATGCACAGTTCGCTCATTGA
- a CDS encoding AEC family transporter codes for MSFGEIFIILIPIFFVILLGFIAGNRGIFNKETSKGINTLVTKIALPAHLFVGITTTSRETIFDKASFLGALLIGVIGFFIVVLLITRWTTKYDFVQSTMFSLNSTQPTFAFMGIPVMGSIFGADVVAIPIALMGIIVNAVLDPLATILGTVGERSRNTDSNEKQESLFKVTIKSILHGLSEPLACVPIVGLILVLVFNFQLPDLGVDALDQIGDVTSGVALFAVGVTIGINKIKLSLSAFSIAILKAIVQPLAMVGIAYALGVAHDDFVQAVLLVSFPGSAVASMIAIRFKSLESEVASAFVISAILSIVTLPFLITALL; via the coding sequence ATGAGTTTTGGTGAAATTTTCATCATACTAATTCCGATTTTCTTTGTAATCCTGCTTGGATTCATTGCAGGAAATCGCGGAATCTTTAATAAAGAGACATCCAAAGGGATCAACACACTTGTAACAAAAATCGCCTTACCGGCACACTTATTCGTAGGGATTACAACTACTTCCCGCGAGACTATCTTTGACAAAGCTTCATTTCTCGGCGCTTTATTAATTGGTGTTATTGGATTCTTCATCGTTGTATTATTAATTACTAGATGGACTACTAAATACGATTTCGTACAATCAACGATGTTCTCCTTGAACTCAACACAGCCGACATTTGCCTTTATGGGTATCCCGGTTATGGGAAGTATCTTCGGTGCTGATGTTGTTGCAATTCCTATCGCATTGATGGGTATCATCGTAAATGCTGTTTTGGATCCATTGGCGACTATCCTTGGTACAGTTGGAGAACGCAGCCGCAATACAGACTCAAACGAGAAGCAAGAAAGCCTGTTCAAGGTAACAATCAAGTCTATTCTTCATGGTCTAAGCGAACCACTTGCTTGTGTACCGATTGTCGGCTTAATCCTTGTACTTGTTTTCAACTTCCAGCTTCCAGACCTAGGTGTGGATGCACTTGATCAAATCGGTGATGTAACTTCCGGTGTTGCTCTATTCGCTGTCGGTGTTACAATCGGTATCAACAAAATCAAGCTAAGCCTATCAGCATTCTCCATCGCAATCCTGAAAGCAATTGTTCAGCCGCTTGCTATGGTCGGTATTGCTTACGCTCTAGGTGTAGCACATGATGATTTCGTACAAGCTGTATTGCTTGTATCATTCCCAGGTTCTGCGGTTGCTTCCATGATTGCTATCCGCTTCAAGAGCTTGGAATCAGAGGTTGCATCTGCATTTGTAATCAGTGCGATCCTGTCCATTGTCACTCTACCATTCTTAATTACGGCATTACTTTAA
- a CDS encoding sugar porter family MFS transporter, with product MQKKQSNGLLYFFGALGGLLYGYDTGVISGALLYIDEDLGLNSFTEGLVVSSLLVGAIISAAITGRVTDKIGRKKTIIAAGILFLIGALSAGLAVNVTTMVIARVILGLAVGCSTTIVPLYLSELAPKEKRGSLASLNQLLITIGILSSYLVNYALSDAGAWRWMLGLAVIPAAILIIGMFFMPESPRWLLTAGKEEQARAILKRVRGENASIDEEVSEVKKAEKEDEGGIKELFSSWVRPALIAGMGIAFLQQFIGINTIIYYTPITLENAGFADSAAILGTVGIGAVNVLMTIIAIRFVDKINRKTLLMAGNIGMVVSLVVLSTVNLLAPDSTAATWAIIICLGTFIVSFSTTWGPVVWIMLPELFPTKVRGIGTGVATFALHGANLIVSLLFPILLNAIGISYLFYIFAVIGILAFLFVKFFTTETRGKSLEQIEQDLRKRSSVG from the coding sequence ATGCAGAAAAAGCAATCTAATGGCTTATTGTATTTTTTTGGTGCACTTGGCGGCCTGCTCTATGGATATGATACTGGAGTCATCTCCGGTGCACTGCTGTACATAGACGAAGATCTCGGACTGAACTCCTTCACAGAGGGGCTCGTTGTCAGCTCACTATTAGTAGGAGCTATCATCAGTGCTGCCATTACTGGCCGCGTAACAGATAAAATCGGACGTAAAAAGACGATAATAGCAGCCGGTATCTTATTCCTGATCGGCGCATTGTCAGCTGGACTTGCAGTCAATGTAACTACAATGGTTATCGCCCGAGTTATTCTCGGCTTGGCAGTTGGTTGTTCCACTACAATTGTTCCACTATACTTATCAGAACTTGCACCAAAAGAAAAACGAGGTTCTCTCGCTTCATTAAACCAGCTTTTGATAACGATAGGTATTTTATCATCCTATCTCGTAAACTACGCGCTGTCAGATGCAGGCGCATGGCGCTGGATGCTTGGACTGGCTGTCATACCAGCAGCGATCTTAATCATCGGTATGTTCTTTATGCCCGAAAGCCCGCGCTGGCTACTGACGGCAGGAAAAGAAGAACAAGCACGTGCTATCCTAAAACGTGTCCGGGGTGAAAATGCCTCAATTGATGAAGAAGTTTCCGAAGTTAAGAAAGCAGAAAAAGAAGATGAAGGTGGCATAAAAGAACTGTTTTCCAGCTGGGTTCGGCCCGCATTGATTGCTGGAATGGGTATTGCTTTCTTACAGCAGTTCATCGGTATCAACACCATCATCTATTACACGCCAATAACACTTGAGAATGCTGGATTCGCAGATTCTGCTGCCATTCTCGGTACAGTCGGTATCGGTGCAGTCAATGTGTTGATGACGATCATCGCCATCCGTTTCGTGGACAAGATCAACCGTAAGACCTTGCTTATGGCAGGTAATATCGGGATGGTAGTCAGTTTGGTCGTTCTATCCACAGTTAACTTACTGGCACCTGATTCCACAGCCGCAACATGGGCTATTATCATTTGTCTTGGAACCTTTATTGTCTCTTTCTCGACGACTTGGGGACCAGTTGTCTGGATCATGCTTCCAGAACTATTTCCGACAAAGGTTCGCGGGATTGGAACAGGTGTAGCCACCTTCGCTCTGCATGGCGCTAACTTGATTGTGTCATTACTATTTCCAATTTTGCTCAATGCCATCGGTATCAGCTACCTATTCTATATTTTCGCTGTCATCGGTATCCTTGCCTTTCTATTCGTCAAATTCTTCACGACCGAGACACGCGGAAAGAGCTTGGAACAAATCGAACAGGATTTGCGCAAACGCAGTAGTGTAGGATAA
- a CDS encoding AbgT family transporter, which yields MEKQTQNGGSQKPQKEEGRALKFLSAIERAGNKLPDPFMLFIYLAVFIAIVSWIMSMLGVSVTTPENEVVEVNNMISKEGLIFALSSMLDNFTGFAPLGLVLVMMFGIGLAQHVGFFEVVMRGMIMNIPKNLVTYMVIFVGLLGNLASDAAMVIIPPLAAMIYYSIGKHPIAGLLTSFVAVSAGFTANILIAGTDVLLSGISTEVIQGQYPDARAVSPLDNWYFMSASTIMLVFVVSFISKKLIEPRLGEFNPEFADKSILTAQIEKLRPEQKRGVRNAIIAAGVYLILVSLLIVPSNGILRGEDGAILQSPFLSNIVPLILVLFIILAVSYGFTAGTLKKISDIPEKMGTAMKEMSGFIVLVFAAAQFIAYFEWTNISTIISVNGSIALENMDMTGIGAMVGFTIISSIVNLFITSGSALWALLAPVFLPMFYQLGYDPAYTQVAFRIGDSAFNILSPMNPYVVMLLGFMKRYDKRSGLGTLMSLMLPFAILILVAWIIMFVVWSLLGLQVGPGVDIRL from the coding sequence ATGGAAAAACAAACACAGAATGGCGGTTCGCAAAAGCCTCAAAAAGAAGAGGGAAGGGCTCTTAAGTTTCTCTCAGCAATAGAACGTGCTGGTAATAAGCTTCCTGATCCATTTATGCTATTCATTTATTTGGCAGTCTTCATCGCTATTGTTTCCTGGATCATGAGTATGCTTGGCGTATCCGTCACCACGCCTGAGAATGAAGTTGTGGAAGTAAACAACATGATATCGAAAGAAGGCTTGATTTTCGCTCTATCATCCATGCTGGACAACTTCACAGGCTTTGCACCACTGGGTCTGGTGCTTGTCATGATGTTCGGTATTGGTCTTGCGCAGCATGTAGGATTCTTTGAAGTGGTCATGCGTGGAATGATCATGAACATTCCAAAGAATTTGGTGACGTATATGGTCATTTTTGTCGGTTTGTTAGGGAACTTGGCTTCGGATGCTGCAATGGTAATTATACCGCCGCTTGCTGCCATGATTTATTATTCTATCGGTAAGCATCCGATTGCCGGTCTTCTTACATCTTTTGTAGCTGTATCCGCTGGATTTACAGCAAATATCCTGATTGCTGGGACAGATGTCTTGCTATCGGGTATCTCGACAGAAGTTATTCAAGGGCAATATCCTGATGCACGAGCTGTTTCACCGCTCGATAACTGGTATTTCATGAGTGCTTCTACCATCATGCTTGTCTTTGTTGTATCCTTCATTTCCAAGAAGCTCATTGAACCGCGCCTTGGGGAATTCAATCCCGAATTTGCAGATAAGAGCATCCTTACTGCGCAAATCGAGAAGCTTCGTCCGGAACAGAAACGCGGCGTTCGGAATGCGATAATAGCAGCTGGAGTATATTTGATTCTTGTGTCCTTGCTTATCGTACCTTCTAATGGTATTTTGCGTGGTGAAGATGGGGCGATTCTTCAGTCTCCATTTTTAAGCAATATCGTGCCACTGATTTTAGTTCTTTTCATTATACTGGCGGTGTCATATGGTTTTACTGCTGGTACGCTCAAAAAGATCTCGGACATCCCAGAAAAAATGGGTACAGCAATGAAGGAGATGTCAGGCTTTATTGTACTGGTATTTGCTGCTGCACAGTTTATCGCATATTTTGAATGGACTAATATTAGTACAATTATTTCCGTGAACGGCAGTATCGCTTTGGAAAACATGGATATGACAGGTATAGGAGCGATGGTAGGCTTCACCATCATCTCATCTATCGTCAACTTGTTCATCACAAGCGGCTCAGCACTTTGGGCGCTGCTTGCGCCGGTATTCCTCCCGATGTTCTATCAGTTAGGTTACGATCCGGCTTATACGCAGGTAGCCTTCCGTATCGGGGATTCAGCATTTAATATCTTGTCCCCAATGAATCCATACGTCGTAATGCTGCTTGGATTCATGAAACGTTATGACAAACGTTCTGGTCTTGGAACGCTTATGTCACTAATGCTTCCGTTTGCAATCTTGATCTTAGTTGCTTGGATCATTATGTTCGTTGTTTGGAGTTTGCTTGGTCTGCAGGTTGGTCCAGGTGTCGATATTCGCTTATAA
- a CDS encoding NAD-dependent malic enzyme, which yields MNTYRNNEDGSISTSLRGKNLISNPFLNKGVAFTKEERAELGLEGVLPATVLTLDEQVKRAYEQFNAQPNNLLKNNTLNQLYNRNVVLYYRLLTDHLSEMLPVVYTPTVGQAIQEYSHEYQRPGGVYLDINNPDSIEQAYENTLLNTDEIDLIVVTDSESILGIGDWGVGGLNIAIGKLAVYTAAAGIDPNRVLPVVIDAGTDNEALLNDPLYVGNRHKRVRGEQYDQFIDAFISKTVEKFPNVLLHWEDFGNRNARNIIDKYGDKILTFNDDIQGTGAITLAAVMSASKVTGTPISEQRVVVFGPGSAGIGNADQIAAAMVLDGISKEDAVKNFWAIDQRGLLTDDMDGIADFQKPYLRPADEVKDWNKEDGIIGLAEVIRQVKPTILIGTSGQAGAFSAEIIKEMAKHVENPVIMPMSNPTPLAEAIPKDLLEWTDGKALIATGSPFDPVEYKGTTYHIGQANNAFAFPGLGLGSIAVKANLITDSMFAAAANAIADMVNSNTQGGSLLPAIDELQPVSTAVAEAVAKAAIEDGVSDAKPEEIKDLIAKSVWKPEYKSIRG from the coding sequence ATGAACACATATCGCAATAATGAAGATGGATCCATATCCACTTCTCTAAGAGGTAAGAACTTAATTTCAAATCCTTTTCTAAATAAAGGTGTCGCTTTTACGAAAGAAGAACGAGCTGAGCTTGGTCTTGAAGGTGTTTTGCCAGCGACCGTTTTAACATTGGATGAGCAAGTAAAACGCGCTTACGAACAGTTCAATGCACAGCCTAACAATTTGTTGAAAAACAACACATTGAACCAGCTGTATAACCGTAACGTTGTTCTTTACTATCGTCTGTTGACTGATCATCTAAGCGAAATGCTTCCTGTCGTTTATACTCCTACTGTAGGACAAGCTATCCAGGAATACAGCCATGAGTACCAACGCCCAGGCGGTGTTTATCTTGATATCAACAACCCGGACAGCATCGAGCAAGCATACGAAAATACATTGCTTAACACAGATGAAATCGATTTGATCGTAGTAACTGACTCTGAGAGCATTCTTGGAATTGGTGACTGGGGTGTCGGCGGATTGAATATCGCTATCGGTAAACTTGCTGTTTACACAGCTGCTGCTGGTATCGACCCTAACCGTGTGCTTCCAGTAGTAATTGATGCTGGTACAGACAACGAAGCATTGCTTAACGATCCACTTTACGTCGGTAACCGTCATAAACGTGTACGCGGCGAGCAGTACGATCAGTTCATCGATGCATTCATCAGCAAAACAGTAGAGAAATTCCCTAACGTACTTCTTCACTGGGAAGACTTCGGTAACCGTAACGCTCGTAACATCATCGATAAATATGGCGATAAAATCCTTACTTTCAATGATGATATCCAAGGTACTGGTGCCATCACACTCGCTGCTGTTATGAGTGCTTCCAAAGTTACTGGTACACCAATTAGCGAACAGCGTGTAGTTGTATTCGGACCTGGTTCTGCAGGTATCGGTAACGCAGACCAAATCGCAGCTGCAATGGTACTTGACGGTATTTCTAAGGAAGACGCAGTGAAAAACTTCTGGGCAATCGACCAACGCGGTCTTCTAACTGATGATATGGACGGCATTGCTGATTTCCAAAAACCTTACCTTCGTCCTGCTGACGAAGTGAAAGACTGGAATAAAGAAGATGGCATCATTGGTCTTGCTGAAGTTATCCGACAAGTGAAACCAACTATCTTGATCGGTACATCTGGTCAAGCTGGTGCATTCAGTGCAGAAATCATTAAAGAAATGGCGAAGCATGTAGAAAATCCAGTTATCATGCCAATGTCTAACCCAACACCACTTGCAGAAGCAATTCCAAAAGACTTGCTTGAGTGGACAGATGGCAAAGCATTGATTGCAACAGGCAGCCCATTCGACCCTGTTGAATACAAAGGAACAACTTACCATATCGGTCAAGCAAATAACGCATTTGCGTTCCCTGGTCTTGGACTTGGATCCATCGCTGTTAAAGCAAACTTGATCACAGATTCTATGTTTGCAGCTGCAGCTAATGCGATTGCAGACATGGTTAACAGCAACACACAAGGCGGCTCTTTGCTTCCAGCAATCGATGAGCTTCAACCAGTTTCAACCGCTGTTGCAGAAGCAGTTGCAAAAGCAGCTATCGAAGACGGCGTATCTGATGCAAAACCTGAAGAAATCAAAGACCTAATAGCTAAATCTGTTTGGAAACCAGAATACAAATCCATCAGAGGCTAA
- a CDS encoding Cof-type HAD-IIB family hydrolase has protein sequence MIAIDLDGTLLNTESQIPEENKAAIKRAIDADMLVSISTGRATFDVKSLVGDDLDIPIIASNGGTIHDVGYKLLNTITFEKELAREIATYLIEQDIYFEVYTETELLSPYNGHEKLQAELDKVISANPDESLEKLWIGAMSQFKQSGIRFVPDIDHIFTDENTIFKILVFSFDLQNLAKVYKAIRQNAKITVTSSGEHILEILPEKSGKGYAVTMLAEKYGIQKEDIYAVGDSPNDISMFEVAGNGVAMKNAMTELMEIATHITKANDELGVAYFIDKLIAGEQEELRRVEEGV, from the coding sequence ATGATAGCAATCGACCTGGATGGAACGTTATTGAATACCGAGAGTCAAATCCCCGAAGAAAATAAAGCGGCAATCAAGCGTGCTATTGATGCTGATATGCTCGTTTCTATCAGTACTGGACGTGCAACCTTCGATGTAAAGTCTCTTGTTGGAGATGACTTGGATATACCGATTATCGCTTCCAATGGGGGGACGATCCATGATGTTGGATATAAATTACTTAATACAATCACCTTTGAAAAAGAACTGGCAAGGGAGATAGCGACGTACCTCATTGAACAGGATATCTACTTTGAAGTGTATACAGAAACAGAGCTGCTCTCTCCTTATAATGGACATGAAAAACTCCAGGCAGAGTTGGATAAAGTAATCTCTGCCAACCCTGATGAAAGCTTGGAGAAGCTTTGGATTGGTGCTATGTCCCAGTTCAAGCAATCCGGTATCCGCTTTGTACCGGATATCGATCATATTTTCACCGATGAAAATACGATATTCAAGATCCTTGTCTTCAGTTTTGATCTTCAGAATCTGGCGAAAGTGTATAAAGCTATCAGACAGAATGCGAAAATCACGGTTACATCTTCTGGGGAGCATATTCTCGAAATATTGCCTGAGAAATCTGGTAAAGGTTATGCAGTAACGATGCTTGCAGAAAAGTATGGAATTCAAAAGGAAGATATCTACGCAGTTGGAGACAGCCCGAATGATATCAGCATGTTTGAGGTTGCTGGCAACGGTGTTGCGATGAAGAATGCGATGACGGAGCTCATGGAAATTGCTACGCATATTACAAAAGCGAATGATGAACTGGGTGTAGCGTATTTTATTGATAAGCTGATTGCTGGAGAGCAGGAAGAGCTGCGCAGAGTCGAAGAAGGCGTATAA
- a CDS encoding nitroreductase family protein, with translation MTQDFFKALENRRSIYGLAKESPVSDERIQEIVEFAVKYTPSAFNSQSTRVIVLLGDKHDRFWDLTEEQLRAVVPADNFAPTEEKIASFRNGYGTVLFFEDETVVKGLQEQFALYAENFPIWSEQTSGMHQLVVWTALEMEGLGASLQHYNPLVDEAIQKEWDIPSNWKLRGQMPFGKPTMPAGDKEFQPLEERVKVIK, from the coding sequence ATGACTCAAGATTTTTTCAAAGCTTTAGAAAACAGAAGATCTATTTATGGACTAGCAAAGGAATCTCCTGTTTCTGATGAACGTATTCAGGAAATTGTGGAGTTTGCAGTTAAATACACACCATCCGCTTTCAACTCTCAAAGCACACGTGTAATCGTGCTTCTTGGAGACAAGCATGATCGTTTCTGGGATCTTACAGAAGAGCAGCTTCGTGCAGTCGTGCCTGCTGATAACTTTGCGCCAACTGAAGAAAAAATCGCATCTTTCCGTAATGGATATGGTACGGTTCTATTCTTTGAAGATGAAACAGTTGTGAAAGGTCTTCAAGAGCAATTCGCACTTTATGCAGAAAACTTCCCAATCTGGTCTGAGCAGACTTCTGGTATGCACCAGCTTGTGGTCTGGACTGCATTGGAGATGGAAGGTCTTGGTGCGAGCCTGCAGCACTATAACCCATTAGTGGACGAGGCTATCCAAAAAGAATGGGATATCCCATCCAACTGGAAGCTTCGCGGTCAGATGCCTTTTGGTAAACCGACAATGCCAGCTGGCGATAAAGAATTCCAACCGTTGGAAGAGCGTGTTAAAGTCATTAAATAA